Below is a window of bacterium DNA.
GAATCCCCGCCCTACGGCAATTGAGTGGTGTAGGGACGGCCCCGTGGGATGAATCCCCTGCGGGCCGCCGGGCATCTGATAAAAAAACGGCGGGGACTAAAGTCCCCGCCCTACATTTTGGATTCAATCGTCATCGAACGAATGCGGACCTTCGCCACCGCTCCGGGTCAATCCCCGGGCCGCGTCTCCTCCTCCTGCCGGATCAGCCGCTCGACCAGCGGAACAGGGGAAATCTCGGCATAGCCCAGCTCGGCGGCTATCTCCCCGGGCGTCGGCTCATACCCCTGGGACCACAGCCCCTCCAGGAACCCCCCCGCCGCCGGGTCGCGCCACCACTCCTCGCCGAATCGGTCCAGGAGCGTCTGGCGGACCTCGGCCTCGAGCAGCCAGGCGTAGAGGTAGCTGGTCGTGTAGAAATCCTCGTTGGTGTAGTACACGCCGGTGTCGTACTCCTCATCGGTGCGGGTCCAGACGCCGGCCCAGTCCACCAGCTCCCGGTAGCTTTCGAGCGGATCGGCCTCCACCCCGTGGAGAGTGAGCTCGTACAGAAAACTCACGCAGTAGCTCCGCAGGCCGGAGACCTCGAAATAAAGCTGCTCGCGCCGGAATCGCCGCATTTCCTCCTCGTCCGTCATCCCCACGGCCTCTTTCAAGAAAGACGGGTTCTCGAAGACGTTCTCGAAGGCAAAGGCGTAGGTCTCGGTGACGGCGTCGTCGCCGAGGAGCTTGAATTCGTATGGCAGCCCGGGGTCGGTATAGGCGAAGTGCAGGGCGTGGCCCATCTCGTGGAACAGGGTTTCGTAGTCGGTGAACCCGCCCGTGGGCTTGACCAGGACCCGGATGTCCTCGGGGACCCGCATGGGCCAGCATGCGGCGCGGGGCTGCTTCTCCGGCCGGTCCTCCGCGTCGAGCCGGATGTTTTTCAGATTTTCAAAGTCTATCCCCAGTCCGGCGGTGAACTCGAGCCACAGGGGGATGAGCCTCTCGGCGGGGAAGTTTTTATCGAACTCGTCGGTGCGCCAGAGCTGCCCCCGGTCGTAGCTGCGCACGTCCTCCAGAGCGAGGTCGGGGAAGACCTCCGCCACCCTTTCGCGCGCCAGTGTCTCGAACAGGCCCCGCGTGGCGCCGAGGATGTAGAGGCAGTCGCCGGTGAGTTTTGCGAAGTCCCGGTCGTTGATTTTTGCGTAGTAGTCCACGAAATCGCGAAAACCCAGCTCGCGGCACTCATGGCGGGTGGCCCCGACTATCTCGCCCAGGCGCGGGTTGATCTCGTCCACGATGAACTGCCGCTCGGCGGTCCACAGCTCCCGGCGGCGGCCCCGGTCGTCCTCGCGGAAGATGACGTCGTCCAACTGCCGGTAGGGAATCTCCTCCCCGCCGACCTCGATGACCGCGGACGCCTCGGTCGTGACGTAGTCGTAGTAGAGCTCCTCGAGGGGGAACCACAGGAGGTTGTCCTCGATGTCTTTGACGAGGAATGCGTAAGACCTGCGCTCCAGCGGGTCCGTCGCGTCGTTTTCCAGGGAGCGGAGCCAGTCCACCAGGGCGGGGTGGTCCAGGAAGGCGTATTTTTCAAAGATGGGCTCCGTGTCCACCTCCTCCCCGTAGGCGTCCAGGGCGTAGTAGGCCTCGGCCAGCTCGTAGCCGAAGCTCTCCAGCTCCCCGCGCAGGGTCTCGACGGTGAGAGGTTCCCCGTCGGGAGAGAGCGGCGCCGGGACGGATGCGAGGGCGCCGAAAGCGAGTAAAAGCAATACTAAGGTGTTACGTCGCATGGTTTTCTCCGTCTCCGCGGAGCAGTTCGAGGGCTTTGGTGAAAGCGGGAGGGGGGTCCGATGTGAAACTGAGCCGTTCTCCGCTCTCCGGGTGGTCGAAGGCCAGCATCCGGGCGTGGAGGGCGTGGCCCTCGAGGGGCAGGCCGGCGGAGGCGCGGCGGCTGGCCCGGCTACCGTACACCTCGTCCCCCAGGAGAGGATAACCCCGGTGGGCGAGATGCACCCGGACCTGGTGGGTGCGGCCGGTTTCCAGGCGGCATTCGACGAAAGCGGCCCAGGGGTCGCCGCGCGGCAGCGCCTCGAGAATCCGGTAGCGGGTCACGGCGGGCCGACCGCTCAGGACGACGGCGAAACGCTTGCGGTCCCGCGGATGGCGGCCGATGGGCGCCTCGATGGTCCCCGCGGGGGGCTCGGGCACGCCGTAGGTGAGCGCCCAGTACACCCGGTCGGTGGTGTGCGCCGAGAACTGCCCCACCAGGGATAGGAGGGCGGCTCGGGTCTTGGCCACCACCAGGACCCCAGAGGTGTCCATGTCGAGCCGGTGGACCACCCCCGGTCGGCGGCCGTCACCCACGACGGCCAACTCGATTCCACGTGCCGCCAGGGCGTTCAAGAGGGTGTCGTCGGCGTGGCCGTGGGCCGGGTGGACGACGAGCCCCGCCGGCTTGTCCACCACGACCACCGAGGAATCCTGGTAGAGAATCCCGATTTCGGCTTCGCGGGGGGTGAGCGGGTTCAGCGGTTCCGGCTCGGCCAGGGCCCGGGGGAGGATTTTTACCCTCTCTCCGCCCCGGAGCCTTTTATCCGGCGAGGTCGGCGCGCCGTCGAGGGTGACCAGCCCTTCGCGGATGGCCGCCGCGATGCGGGAGCGCGAGACGCCGAGCTTTTGGGCCAGAAAGCGGTCCAGCCGCGTAAACCGCGTTTCCCCGGCCGCGTCCTCTTCGACCGAAAACTCAACCGATTCGGCGTCCACGCTCGAGTCCCGTTTGACCCCCGGTTCGGGGGGCGGTAAAATCACCGGGGAGGCCCCATGCCCTACGTCCGATACCGCGGTCCCTACGCCGTTCTGGTCCACGCCTGCCGCCGGGGCGGGAAGGTGGTGCAGCGGCACCTGGCCTACCTGGGGAGACGGGCGAGGGTGGAGCCCGAACTGCGCCGGAAAATCGAGGCCCGCTTCCCGGAGATTTTTCTAGATTGGGAGAAGCTCGAGTCGGGGCTGCGGGGCGATGTCGGAAAAAGCGCCTCGAGCTGGCTCGAGGAGGATTAGCCCCGCGGCCGACCTTCGAAAGCCCCTGTCGAGTGGGGCTTTTTTTACATCCCGGGTTTCGGATACGGCTGGAACGTTGGTCAGCCCTCTTTCCAAAACCCCGGGCGGACGGGGCTTTTTCGTTCCTCTCACCGGCCCCGCGGGCGGGCTCAGTCCTGCCGGAAGAGGATGATCCGCGCCTTGTTATCCGGCACGTATTCGTCCTCCCAGGACTCGTACCAGAGGAAGGCGTCTATGACCCACAGGTCGCCGTCTTCCGTTACCGCCAGGTCCAGGGGGCAGCGCAGCCGCCAGTAACCGTCGCCGTAGATGACCGCCAGGAGCTCGCCATCGCTGGAGAACTTCTGGATGCGGGCGTTGCGGGTGTCGCAGACGTAGATGTTCCCTTGAGCGTCCGCGGCCACCCCGAAGGGGGACGAGAGCTGGCCGTTGTTGAAGCCGAAACCGCCTATCGTCCCCTGATAGCTGAAAACGTATGGGTAAATGTACAGCGGGTCGTAGGCCGGGTCATTGGGGTCGGTGGGGGCGGGCTCCAGGGTGAATGTCTGGAGTCGGTGGTTGATAGCGTCGGAGACGACGACCGTCTCGTCGGGCGTCACGCAGATGCCCATGGGCCGGTAGAATCTACCCTCCTGATCCCCCTCACCGCCGCCCTCGGCCGTCACGGAGTCCCCCTCGATGTGGAAGAGATAGCTCAACGCGACGTCGGTGTACACGATTTGGTCCGGCGGGTAGTAGGCCACGGGACCCGGTTGATAGGTGGTGGGGTA
It encodes the following:
- a CDS encoding RluA family pseudouridine synthase, producing the protein MILPPPEPGVKRDSSVDAESVEFSVEEDAAGETRFTRLDRFLAQKLGVSRSRIAAAIREGLVTLDGAPTSPDKRLRGGERVKILPRALAEPEPLNPLTPREAEIGILYQDSSVVVVDKPAGLVVHPAHGHADDTLLNALAARGIELAVVGDGRRPGVVHRLDMDTSGVLVVAKTRAALLSLVGQFSAHTTDRVYWALTYGVPEPPAGTIEAPIGRHPRDRKRFAVVLSGRPAVTRYRILEALPRGDPWAAFVECRLETGRTHQVRVHLAHRGYPLLGDEVYGSRASRRASAGLPLEGHALHARMLAFDHPESGERLSFTSDPPPAFTKALELLRGDGENHAT
- a CDS encoding NHL repeat-containing protein — its product is MVLNKYSLAALSAACAFLALAGCEETVYPVPTESYSSIGGFEITRVGDQDPGPYSIGDAEGDPDWGFWFPYSIAVDSNGDLLVTNIRGGYLERFIPNPDGGALWDAFWVWPRGRQHSTYQLFIESYPDPSYLKEVVLVSESQSEMGLVFEWGRQVHKLALPSPNLDIPGDNRPRYAQITQADILVGYPTTYQPGPVAYYPPDQIVYTDVALSYLFHIEGDSVTAEGGGEGDQEGRFYRPMGICVTPDETVVVSDAINHRLQTFTLEPAPTDPNDPAYDPLYIYPYVFSYQGTIGGFGFNNGQLSSPFGVAADAQGNIYVCDTRNARIQKFSSDGELLAVIYGDGYWRLRCPLDLAVTEDGDLWVIDAFLWYESWEDEYVPDNKARIILFRQD